CTGGGGGTGGCCCGCCGGCACGGGCTGAGCGACCCCGCTCTGGACGGCCTGGTGCTCCTCGACCTGCCGGACCACGACTCGACCCACGTCGAACACCGCATAGAGGCCGACCGCCTGGTCCAGCTGGTCGACGTTTTCGTCTGGGTGGTCGACCCGCAGAAGTACGCCGACGCCGTCCTCCACGACGACTACCTGCGGCCGCTGGCCGGGCACGCGGCAGTCACGGTGGTCGTGCTCAACCAGGTCGACCGGCTGACCGAGACCGAGAGGCGGCAGTGCCTGGCCGACCTCTCCCGCCTGCTGAAGGACGACGGCCTCATCGGGGTCAAGGTCCTTTCGACCTCGACCGTGACCGGCGAGGGCATCGATGCCCTGCAGGAGACGATCGCGACCCGGCTGCATGAGGAGAGGGCCGCCGCCGAGCGGCTGTCCGCCGACCTCGACGGCCTGGCCGCACGCCTGGCCCCCCTGTGCGGCTCATCGAAGTCGCCCGGCCTCGGCGGCTCCGAGCAGGACAGACTCGTCGACGCCCTGGCCGAGGCAGCCGGTGTCGATGTGGTCGCAACGGCGGTCGCCCGGGCCCACCGCCGGGCGGCGGCGCTGGCCATGGGCTGGCCGTTCACCCGGTGGCTCCGGCGCTTCCGGCCCGACCCGCTGCACCGGCTCCACCTCGGACGGGGCGGCGAGGGGGGACGGACGTCGCTCCCCCAGGCGACCCCGGTCCAGAGGGCCCAGGTCGACAGCGCGGTGCGCCGGGCGGCCAACGCCGCCTCCTCGGGCCTGCCCGCCCCGTGGCCCGACTCGGTCAAACGCCGGGTGGCGGACTCTTCCCAGACCCTGCTGGGCGACCTGGACGCCTCGGTGTCGTCCACCGACCTGCAGGAGTCGAGCCGCCCCGGGTGGTGGAGCGTCGCCAACGGCGTGCAGACCCTGCTGGCGACCGTCGCGATCCTGGGGTTCGCCTGGCTGGCGGTCCTGTTCGCCCTCGAGTGGTTCCAGATCCCGCGGCCCCCGACTCCGGAGGTGGAGAACGTCCCGTGGCCGACCCTCGCCCTGCTGGGCGGCCTGCTCGCCGGCTTCCTGCTAAGCGTCCTCTTTCAACAACTGGCGAGGCTCGGCGCCCGGCGCCGGGCGGCGCGGGCCCGGAACGCCCTTCGGGAAGGTGTGGCGCAGATCGCCGACAGAGACGTGGTTTCGCCCATCCGGGACGAGCTGGGCCAGATGGAGTCGTTCTGCGCCGCGCTGGAAACGCTCAAGCGGGGCGGGAGATAAAGACACCGGGCGCCCCTAAGGGCGCCCGGTGTCAGAAGGTGTGGTGGGAGAAGGATTCGAACCTCCGAAGCTTACGCAACCGGTTTACAGCCGGCTCCCTTTGGCCACTTAGGTATCCCACCGAGGAAGGCTTGGCGGCGGCTTCGCCGCCCCCAACCTGTGAACAGCCCTGGCGGGCTGTTGTCGCATTAGGATAAAGCAACAAGGCAAACGAATCTGGGGGCACCGTGGCGCAGGCATCTTTCGACGTGGTGAGCGAGGTCGACAACCAGGAGGTGATCAACGCCCTGGACCAGGCCCGGCGCGAGATAACTCAGCGCTTCGACTTCAAGAACACCGGCACCGAGATCGAGCACGCGGGCGAGCAGATCACCATCCGGTCCAACTCCGAGGGGCGGGTCCAGGCAGCGGTCGAGGTTCTGAAGGAGAAGATGGTCCGCCGCAACGTCTCTCTGAAGGCCCTTTCCGAGGGCAAGATCGAGCCGGCGGGCGGGTCGACGTTCAGGCAGGTCATCGACATCGTGCACGGCATCTCCGAGGAGAAGGCCCGGACGATCAACAAGTTCATCAAGGCTTCGGGGCACAAGGTGCAAAGCCAGATCCAGGGCGACCAGCTGAGGGTGTCGTCGAAGTCCCGGGACGACCTGCAGGGGGTCATCCAGGCGCTGAAGGAAGAGGACTTCGGGATCCCGCTGCAGTTCACGAACTACCGCTAGTGTCCGACGACTGCATCTTTTGCCGGATAGCCTCCGGAGAAGCACCCGCCCAGATCGTCTACGAGGACGAGGCGGTCTTCGCGATCATGGACATCTTCCCGTGGGCCGAGGGCCACACCCTCGTCATACCGCGGACCCACGCCCCGACGATCTGGGACATCTCACCGGACGACGCCGCCGCGGTGATCGGAGCCGCCCACAGGCTGGCGCCCGCGCTGCGCGATGCGGTGGGCGCAGAGGGCATGAACCTCCTCCAGTCGAACGGCCGGGCGGCCTGGCAGCAGGTCGACCACTTCCACCTCCACCTGATTCCGAGGTGGGAAGGGGACCCGCTGGTCCAGCCGGTCTCGCCCGCTGCGGGCGACATGAAAGCGATCGAAGCGACTGCGGCGAAGATCTCCAGGGCCCTGTCCGGGGCCTGAACCCCTCTTAGTTGATCAGCGCCTGGGTGACCGGGCCCAGCACGACCGCTGTCTTCGACGTGGAGTTCCCGATGAAGTCGGTCAACTTCTTCGTCCGGGAGTTGATAGCTCCGCGAACATCGGCCAGGCGCTGCTCCTCGCTCTTTTGCTCCTCGGTCAGCTGGACCTGTTCGACAGTCCCGCCCGAGGCGGTCTGCCGGGCCAGGCCAAGAACGCCCAACGTCGGGTCCATCATCGAGAACCACATGACGTCCTCGGGAGCCGTGATCGACGTGTTCTGGAGAAGCTTGTCGACCTCCTTGGTCACAACGATCCCGGGAAGCACCGTCCTGCCGGCGGTGTTCGGAATACCGGACATGTTCCCGTTGACGAACTGAGTCGCCTGCTCCTCCGCCTGGCGCAGCGCGTCGTCGAGGAACGGCTTGGGGTCGCGGGCCGGGGTCCCGGGTCCACCGCCAGGGTGAAGCTCGAAGTGGAGGTGGGGAGACCCGCCTTCCGCGTTTCCGGTGTCGCCGACAAAACCGATGACGTAACCCTTCTCAACCCGCTGGCCGACCTGCAGGTCCCTGGCCCAGCTCTGGAGGTGGGCGTAGTAGTAGCCCATGCCGCTGTCGCCGCGCAGCCAGACCGAGATGCCGCCGGCGCCGGCGGTCCCCTTCTGGACCACCTTGCCCGCCTCGGACGAGACGATCGGGGTCCCGAAATCGGCGAAGACGTCGGTGCCCTGGTGGAGGTGGGGAACCGGCGTGTAGCGGGGGAAGCCCCAGTCGTGGCTGAAGTTGGCCTTGCCGGCGATGGGGAACGGCGAGGCCACGTTCAGCAGCGCGTCCTCCAACCTCACTCCCTTGGTGGTAGCGGGCTGGAGGCGTTCGAAAAGGGTATTTGTGTTCCGGGCGGGGGATCTCCGGATTGCCGGTAGGGCGATGGGAAACGGCTGGGTCCGCGGGTCCACGGGCGCTGCCGGAGCCGCAGCCGGCGGCGCCGGGGCGCCGGGAGCCGGTGCAGCAGGAGCAGGAGGAGCTGGAGCGGGAGGAGCGGGAGGGGGCGGCGCGGGGGTCGGCGGTGGTATCAAGAGGTTCAGCAGTTCCTGCAGCTGGGCGCTGGCAGGGACCGCGGTGAAGGCGACCAGTGAAAAAGCCATGGCGCAGCAGACCGCCAGATTTACTGCACGCCTCAAGCGAGTCCTCCCAAACTTCGACTAAGGCGCCGTCGATTGCCTTCCGCACGACGGCCGAAATGATACGGAACCCTACCGCGAATGAACCCGGGCAAGTCAAGCCAATGGGAACTTGGAAAATCCAACAGGAGCCCTTTCGGGCTCCTGTTGGGAAGTTATGGGGCGCAGATGGAGCTTTTCAGGCCGGATACCCGGTCCTGGCGGCCATCTCGTTCAGCCGGTAAATCCGCTCCTCTGTAGGCGGGTGCGTGCTGAACATCCGGGATGCACCCCGTGCCCAAGCTCCCCGCAGGGGGTTGACGATGAACATCGGGGCGGCCGAGGGGTTGACCGCCATCGGCACCCGCTGCGACATGACCTCCA
The sequence above is a segment of the Actinomycetota bacterium genome. Coding sequences within it:
- a CDS encoding YfjP family GTPase, whose translation is MKPLLRSKQAPDLDDRLQALRRVVDIGRDRFDPALVDDARGVLDRGTERMGFGKNVTVVALTGATGTGKSSLFNRLSGTDLAQVGVRRPTTSTSQAVVWGEASAVLDWLGVARRHGLSDPALDGLVLLDLPDHDSTHVEHRIEADRLVQLVDVFVWVVDPQKYADAVLHDDYLRPLAGHAAVTVVVLNQVDRLTETERRQCLADLSRLLKDDGLIGVKVLSTSTVTGEGIDALQETIATRLHEERAAAERLSADLDGLAARLAPLCGSSKSPGLGGSEQDRLVDALAEAAGVDVVATAVARAHRRAAALAMGWPFTRWLRRFRPDPLHRLHLGRGGEGGRTSLPQATPVQRAQVDSAVRRAANAASSGLPAPWPDSVKRRVADSSQTLLGDLDASVSSTDLQESSRPGWWSVANGVQTLLATVAILGFAWLAVLFALEWFQIPRPPTPEVENVPWPTLALLGGLLAGFLLSVLFQQLARLGARRRAARARNALREGVAQIADRDVVSPIRDELGQMESFCAALETLKRGGR
- a CDS encoding YajQ family cyclic di-GMP-binding protein, whose amino-acid sequence is MAQASFDVVSEVDNQEVINALDQARREITQRFDFKNTGTEIEHAGEQITIRSNSEGRVQAAVEVLKEKMVRRNVSLKALSEGKIEPAGGSTFRQVIDIVHGISEEKARTINKFIKASGHKVQSQIQGDQLRVSSKSRDDLQGVIQALKEEDFGIPLQFTNYR
- a CDS encoding M23 family metallopeptidase translates to MRRAVNLAVCCAMAFSLVAFTAVPASAQLQELLNLLIPPPTPAPPPPAPPAPAPPAPAAPAPGAPAPPAAAPAAPVDPRTQPFPIALPAIRRSPARNTNTLFERLQPATTKGVRLEDALLNVASPFPIAGKANFSHDWGFPRYTPVPHLHQGTDVFADFGTPIVSSEAGKVVQKGTAGAGGISVWLRGDSGMGYYYAHLQSWARDLQVGQRVEKGYVIGFVGDTGNAEGGSPHLHFELHPGGGPGTPARDPKPFLDDALRQAEEQATQFVNGNMSGIPNTAGRTVLPGIVVTKEVDKLLQNTSITAPEDVMWFSMMDPTLGVLGLARQTASGGTVEQVQLTEEQKSEEQRLADVRGAINSRTKKLTDFIGNSTSKTAVVLGPVTQALIN
- a CDS encoding HIT family protein, with protein sequence MSDDCIFCRIASGEAPAQIVYEDEAVFAIMDIFPWAEGHTLVIPRTHAPTIWDISPDDAAAVIGAAHRLAPALRDAVGAEGMNLLQSNGRAAWQQVDHFHLHLIPRWEGDPLVQPVSPAAGDMKAIEATAAKISRALSGA